A region of uncultured Desulfobacter sp. DNA encodes the following proteins:
- the flgB gene encoding flagellar basal body rod protein FlgB, whose translation MADSRIFGHTYEMMGKSMDISTRRHNLIAGNIANMDTIGYTPSDIDFQSALKRAMTQPEPDYLDKTNTKHLAGNIEGNSGQINGMESEDVDIYHLDSVNIDTEMMNLMENNVKFKSTAEMLLRKMTILNYAIEEGGK comes from the coding sequence ATGGCCGATTCAAGAATTTTCGGGCACACTTACGAGATGATGGGAAAAAGTATGGACATCTCGACCCGGCGCCATAACCTGATCGCAGGCAATATCGCCAATATGGATACCATCGGGTATACCCCCAGCGATATAGATTTTCAAAGCGCACTCAAACGGGCCATGACCCAACCTGAACCAGACTACCTGGACAAAACCAATACAAAACATCTGGCCGGCAATATTGAAGGAAATTCCGGTCAGATCAACGGCATGGAGAGCGAAGACGTGGATATCTATCACCTGGATTCGGTGAACATTGATACGGAAATGATGAATCTGATGGAAAATAACGTAAAATTCAAATCCACGGCCGAGATGCTGCTGCGTAAAATGACCATACTCAACTATGCCATTGAAGAGGGAGGTAAATAA
- a CDS encoding sigma-54 dependent transcriptional regulator, translated as MPGQRLFLIVENPKERMTYTSLFEGMGFMVDAVPEGSGALGYLRSQKPQVVVADDGTPGFSALDFLKQAADADTVLPKTIILTSEPVMDYAVSLIQHGAMDYLIKPVDSRQLELSVKKSLAATLSAPSAEKEKSVTHKAVSIITKDPKMHNLLKLAARVADSSASVLIQGESGTGKELFARFLHEKSARHNQPFIAINCAALPENLLESELFGHEKGAFTGALAKKAGKFELADKGTLFLDEITEMQFHLQSKLLRVLQEKVVDRVGGTQPVDVDVRVIATTNRDAKAAVENQEFREDLFYRLNTIPLIIPPLRERIRDIRLLSDFFIQKYCRIDARSVKGLTDQALAVLHNHAFPGNVRELENIIHRAVLLAETEMITPSDLLMDDDAPPALLDETGAESLGDEDFTAGSLKEMEHKMIFRALDQTEGNRTHAAKILGISVRTLRNKLNEYK; from the coding sequence GTGCCTGGACAAAGATTATTTCTCATAGTTGAAAACCCCAAAGAACGAATGACCTATACCAGCCTGTTCGAAGGAATGGGTTTTATGGTTGATGCCGTGCCCGAAGGTTCAGGTGCGCTTGGTTACCTGCGTTCCCAAAAACCTCAGGTTGTTGTGGCCGATGACGGCACACCGGGATTTTCTGCTCTGGATTTCCTTAAACAGGCGGCTGATGCCGATACAGTGCTGCCAAAGACCATTATCCTCACCTCGGAGCCTGTGATGGACTATGCCGTCAGCCTGATACAGCACGGTGCCATGGATTATCTGATCAAACCGGTTGACTCCAGACAGCTTGAACTCAGCGTTAAAAAATCTTTGGCCGCTACCCTTTCAGCCCCGTCGGCAGAAAAGGAAAAATCAGTTACGCATAAAGCGGTTAGTATCATTACCAAGGATCCGAAAATGCACAATCTGCTCAAACTTGCTGCCCGGGTGGCGGATTCGTCGGCATCGGTGCTTATCCAGGGCGAAAGCGGCACCGGCAAGGAGCTGTTTGCAAGATTTCTGCATGAAAAAAGCGCGCGTCACAATCAGCCGTTTATCGCCATAAATTGTGCGGCCCTGCCGGAAAACCTTCTGGAAAGCGAACTGTTCGGTCATGAAAAAGGCGCGTTTACCGGTGCATTGGCAAAAAAAGCCGGGAAGTTTGAACTGGCTGATAAGGGAACCCTGTTTCTGGACGAAATCACGGAAATGCAGTTTCATCTGCAATCAAAACTGCTGCGGGTGCTCCAGGAAAAGGTGGTGGACCGGGTGGGAGGAACCCAGCCCGTTGATGTGGATGTCCGGGTGATCGCCACCACAAATAGGGATGCCAAGGCTGCCGTGGAGAACCAGGAATTCCGGGAAGATCTGTTTTACCGTCTCAACACAATTCCACTTATCATCCCGCCGTTGCGGGAGCGTATTAGAGACATCCGGCTTTTAAGTGATTTTTTTATACAAAAATACTGCAGGATTGACGCAAGGTCTGTCAAAGGATTGACAGACCAGGCCCTTGCGGTCCTGCACAATCACGCTTTTCCAGGCAATGTCCGGGAACTTGAAAATATTATTCATCGCGCTGTGCTTCTTGCTGAAACCGAAATGATCACCCCGTCTGATCTGCTCATGGACGATGACGCACCACCTGCCCTTCTTGATGAGACAGGAGCAGAGTCCTTGGGGGACGAGGACTTCACTGCGGGATCCCTCAAAGAGATGGAGCATAAAATGATTTTCCGGGCACTGGATCAGACCGAGGGGAACCGGACCCATGCGGCAAAAATCCTTGGAATCAGTGTCAGAACCCTTCGAAATAAACTCAACGAATACAAATAA
- the flgC gene encoding flagellar basal body rod protein FlgC, which yields MDLMNAAKISGTALAAHRMKLNVIAENLANVDTTRSEDGGPYRRKMVVFKGDNIDSFETVVQQKIRKEQSGQIELSAIEFEDEKKPDNGTGVRVDQIVRSQEDFHLVYNPAHPDADPDTGYVKMPNVDHLTEISDMMVARRSYEASVTALSTTKDMVAKALEIGR from the coding sequence ATGGATTTAATGAATGCGGCAAAAATAAGTGGGACGGCCCTTGCAGCCCATCGTATGAAACTCAATGTCATTGCTGAAAACCTGGCCAACGTGGATACCACCAGAAGTGAGGACGGCGGACCCTATCGCAGAAAAATGGTGGTGTTTAAAGGCGATAATATTGACTCCTTCGAAACTGTGGTGCAGCAAAAAATCAGAAAAGAGCAGTCCGGTCAGATTGAATTGTCTGCCATTGAGTTTGAAGACGAAAAAAAACCGGATAACGGCACCGGTGTCAGGGTGGATCAGATTGTCAGATCCCAGGAGGATTTTCATCTGGTGTATAACCCCGCCCATCCCGATGCAGATCCGGACACTGGGTATGTGAAGATGCCCAACGTGGACCATTTAACGGAAATCTCAGACATGATGGTGGCCCGTCGAAGCTATGAGGCAAGTGTTACGGCACTTTCCACCACAAAGGACATGGTCGCCAAAGCCCTTGAGATAGGCAGGTAA